In Gordonia iterans, the following proteins share a genomic window:
- the narI gene encoding respiratory nitrate reductase subunit gamma, translated as MSLFLWGVVPYLALIAVIGGTIWRFKYDKFGWTTRSSELYESRLLRIGSPLFHYGILLVIVGHAIGLVIPESWTHAIGISEDMYHWVAAVGGIIAAIAALVGVAILIYRRRTTGPVFAATTNNDKLMYVMLVAAMIAGTYITVVGMIDPHGPGVNYRETVAPWFRSIFVLQPDIHAMDAAPLRFHVHVLLGMLLFILVPFTRLVHMFTAPLHYFFRPYIVYRSRDRVAPGTRRGTTPQSRAWVPVGTEDRDS; from the coding sequence ATGAGCCTCTTCCTCTGGGGCGTCGTCCCCTATCTGGCACTGATCGCGGTGATCGGCGGCACCATCTGGCGCTTCAAGTACGACAAGTTCGGCTGGACCACGCGGTCGTCCGAGCTCTATGAGTCCCGGCTGCTCCGGATCGGCTCGCCGCTGTTTCACTACGGAATCCTCCTGGTGATCGTGGGGCACGCGATCGGCCTGGTGATCCCGGAATCGTGGACCCACGCGATCGGCATCAGCGAAGACATGTACCACTGGGTGGCCGCGGTCGGCGGGATCATCGCGGCTATCGCCGCACTCGTCGGGGTCGCGATCCTGATCTATCGTCGTCGCACGACCGGTCCCGTATTCGCGGCGACCACCAACAACGACAAGCTCATGTACGTGATGCTGGTCGCGGCCATGATCGCGGGGACCTACATCACCGTGGTGGGGATGATCGATCCGCACGGGCCGGGGGTCAACTACCGCGAGACCGTCGCACCGTGGTTCCGATCGATCTTCGTCCTACAGCCCGACATCCACGCGATGGACGCGGCGCCGCTGCGATTCCACGTGCACGTGCTGCTCGGCATGCTCCTGTTCATTCTGGTGCCGTTCACCCGCCTGGTGCACATGTTCACCGCTCCGCTGCACTACTTCTTCCGCCCGTACATCGTCTACCGCAGCCGTGACCGGGTGGCACCGGGCACGAGACGGGGCACCACCCCGCAGTCGCGCGCCTGGGTTCCGGTCGGCACCGAGGATCGTGATTCATGA
- a CDS encoding MFS transporter, giving the protein MSTDTLPAGVTAAAQTRNLILATLAFAITFWAWNLIAPLGVFYASEGEMDLSSSQKSVLIAVPILVGSLGRIVVGVLTPRFGGRVMFTVLLLLSAPFVLLVAVAGLLKSFPMMIVIGFFLGIAGTSFAAGIPFLNNWYQASRRGFATGVFGAGMGGTALSAFFTPRFKEWFGYFATHVIIAVALVVVAAVCWLVMRDAPTFAPNTEPAVPKLVSALKLPITWQMSFLYAAAFGGFVAFSTYLPTYLNDVYNMTDLTSAGARTAGFAIAAVIARPIGGALSDKFGPRLITAISCGGAAVLAVWMIFKPSMPWWAGADFLLMAVMMGMGAGSVFAWVAVASPPARVGAVTGLVGAAGGLGGFFPPLVMGATYDPVTHSYTVGLALLVAFAAVACLFTIFGIPRQKKEADA; this is encoded by the coding sequence ATGAGTACCGACACGTTGCCCGCGGGGGTCACCGCGGCCGCCCAGACCCGGAATCTGATCCTGGCGACGCTCGCGTTCGCGATCACCTTCTGGGCGTGGAATCTGATCGCACCGCTGGGAGTCTTCTACGCGAGTGAGGGCGAGATGGACCTCTCGTCGTCGCAGAAGTCGGTCCTCATCGCGGTGCCGATCCTGGTGGGCTCGCTCGGCCGGATCGTGGTGGGCGTGCTGACGCCCCGCTTCGGCGGCCGCGTCATGTTCACCGTTCTGCTGCTGTTGTCGGCGCCGTTCGTGCTCCTGGTGGCGGTCGCCGGCCTGCTGAAGTCGTTCCCGATGATGATCGTGATCGGCTTCTTCCTGGGTATCGCCGGCACCAGCTTCGCCGCCGGGATCCCGTTCCTGAACAACTGGTACCAGGCCAGCCGGCGCGGTTTCGCGACCGGCGTGTTCGGCGCGGGCATGGGCGGCACCGCCCTGTCGGCGTTCTTCACCCCGCGGTTCAAGGAGTGGTTCGGCTACTTCGCGACGCACGTGATCATCGCGGTGGCGCTCGTCGTGGTGGCTGCGGTCTGCTGGCTCGTGATGCGCGACGCTCCCACCTTCGCGCCGAACACCGAGCCCGCCGTGCCCAAGCTGGTGAGCGCCCTGAAGCTGCCGATCACCTGGCAGATGTCATTCCTCTACGCGGCGGCCTTCGGCGGTTTCGTCGCGTTCTCCACCTATCTGCCGACCTACCTGAACGACGTCTACAACATGACCGATCTCACATCCGCCGGCGCACGGACCGCGGGCTTCGCGATCGCCGCGGTGATCGCCCGGCCGATCGGCGGCGCGCTGTCGGACAAGTTCGGTCCGCGGCTGATCACCGCGATCTCGTGCGGCGGCGCGGCCGTGCTGGCCGTCTGGATGATCTTCAAGCCGTCGATGCCGTGGTGGGCGGGCGCGGACTTCCTGCTGATGGCGGTGATGATGGGCATGGGCGCCGGCTCGGTGTTCGCGTGGGTCGCGGTGGCGTCCCCGCCGGCCCGCGTCGGCGCGGTCACCGGACTGGTCGGCGCGGCCGGCGGGCTCGGCGGCTTCTTCCCGCCCCTGGTGATGGGTGCGACCTACGACCCGGTGACGCACTCGTACACGGTCGGTCTGGCGCTGCTCGTCGCATTCGCCGCGGTCGCCTGCCTGTTCACGATCTTCGGCATCCCTCGCCAGAAGAAGGAGGCGGACGCATGA
- a CDS encoding cupin domain-containing protein translates to MSVTDLNALADELLGQARAAHSGRAAETVRPSTSPGEQRTGDRLRETVIALAAGHALSDHESPGEATLQVLRGEVRLTVPGEADLPLGVGHRADIPLVRHGLTATTDAVVLLTVAL, encoded by the coding sequence ATGAGTGTCACCGATCTGAACGCACTGGCCGACGAGTTGCTCGGGCAGGCACGAGCCGCGCACAGCGGTCGTGCCGCCGAGACCGTCCGTCCTTCGACGAGTCCGGGAGAACAACGCACCGGCGACCGGCTCCGCGAGACGGTGATCGCCCTGGCGGCCGGCCACGCCCTGAGCGATCACGAGAGCCCCGGCGAGGCCACCCTGCAGGTATTGCGCGGCGAGGTCCGGCTGACCGTCCCCGGGGAGGCCGACCTGCCCCTCGGTGTGGGCCACCGCGCCGACATCCCGCTGGTGCGCCACGGTCTGACCGCCACGACCGACGCGGTGGTGCTCCTGACCGTGGCACTCTGA
- the ppsA gene encoding phosphoenolpyruvate synthase, whose product MRPTGAAWVRGLSELGLADAPSVGGKGANLGELIRGGFPVPGGFVVTKEAYLAAVEAAGLRDELAAHALPPAEMAEDELLALADVLRAKLSQVPMPPEIAAAVVARYHELGDDRRVAVRSSAPAEDAADTSFAGIHDSFTDVEGAQNLLAAVNRCWQSLWSARAMTYRRVQNVTEEPSVAVVVQLMADSVSAGVMFTVDPRSGDAGQILIEAAHGLGEVVVGGQVEPDTYLVGKSPRRILDVHLGAQDFQLVAGRSAAEVPERIDEAGRGARVLSDEQILALAQIAVDAEAHYGAPQDMEFSFCARPDGSGLDAFIVQSRPITTLEGAARTGSVNGDSMHGDSVHGGEVLVTGLGASPGTATGRVRIMREVSQASALNDGDVLVAPMTRPDWLPVLRRASAIVTDGGGITCHAAIVGRELGKPVVVGARGATGTLTEGELVTVDGAAGTITAGAPVVVAVSPAGATPPGPVRELSATRVYVNLATPDSAEEVAAMDVDGVGLLRAEFMITEALGGLHPAKLLEQGRRDEYVEKMAAGVAKIAAAFADRPVVYRAIDLRSNEFAALEGGDSEPDEDNPMIGYRGCYRYVREPELFRLDLDVIAAVRRRHPNVHLMIPFVRTRWELHECLALLDEHPLGADTGLKRWIMAEVPSVVYWLDEYAAMGIDGVSIGSNDLTQLVLGVDRDSEVCKDLFDTMDPAVLDVIDRIIERATAAGMTTSLCGQAVSLYPELAEHLVRCGITSVSVTPDVAARTRHNVAVAERAIILDAARRR is encoded by the coding sequence GTGCGACCCACCGGGGCGGCCTGGGTCCGCGGACTGAGCGAACTCGGACTGGCCGACGCCCCGTCCGTCGGCGGCAAGGGGGCGAATCTCGGCGAACTGATCCGCGGAGGTTTCCCGGTACCGGGTGGCTTCGTCGTCACCAAAGAGGCCTACCTCGCGGCCGTCGAGGCGGCCGGACTGCGCGACGAGCTCGCCGCCCATGCGCTGCCGCCGGCCGAAATGGCGGAGGACGAGCTCCTCGCGCTCGCCGACGTGCTGCGCGCCAAGCTGTCCCAGGTCCCGATGCCGCCGGAGATCGCGGCGGCTGTGGTGGCTCGATACCACGAGCTCGGCGACGACCGACGCGTCGCCGTCCGATCCTCGGCACCCGCCGAGGACGCCGCGGACACCTCGTTCGCCGGTATCCACGACAGTTTCACCGACGTCGAAGGCGCGCAGAACCTGCTGGCCGCGGTCAACCGCTGCTGGCAGTCGCTGTGGTCGGCGCGCGCGATGACCTACCGCCGGGTGCAGAACGTGACGGAGGAGCCGTCGGTGGCGGTGGTCGTGCAGCTGATGGCCGACTCGGTGAGTGCCGGAGTGATGTTCACCGTCGACCCGCGCTCCGGGGACGCCGGCCAGATCCTGATCGAGGCCGCACACGGCCTCGGGGAGGTGGTGGTCGGCGGCCAGGTGGAACCCGACACGTATCTCGTCGGCAAGTCGCCCAGACGGATCCTCGACGTGCACCTCGGTGCGCAGGACTTCCAGTTGGTCGCCGGTCGCAGCGCCGCCGAGGTCCCTGAGCGCATCGACGAGGCAGGCCGCGGCGCTCGGGTCCTGTCCGACGAGCAGATCCTGGCCCTCGCGCAGATCGCCGTAGACGCCGAAGCCCACTACGGTGCGCCGCAAGACATGGAGTTCTCGTTCTGTGCGCGGCCGGACGGGAGTGGACTCGACGCCTTCATCGTGCAGTCGCGGCCGATCACCACGCTCGAGGGTGCGGCCCGGACCGGCTCGGTGAACGGCGACTCGATGCACGGCGACTCGGTGCACGGCGGGGAGGTACTGGTCACCGGGCTCGGGGCCAGCCCGGGCACGGCGACGGGACGGGTCCGGATCATGCGGGAGGTGTCGCAGGCCTCCGCGCTGAACGACGGCGACGTGTTGGTGGCGCCGATGACGCGTCCGGACTGGCTGCCGGTCTTGCGGCGCGCCTCGGCGATCGTGACCGACGGCGGGGGGATCACCTGCCACGCGGCGATCGTCGGGCGGGAACTCGGCAAGCCGGTGGTGGTCGGGGCCCGCGGAGCCACCGGCACGCTCACCGAAGGCGAGCTGGTCACCGTCGACGGCGCCGCCGGGACGATCACCGCGGGTGCGCCGGTGGTGGTGGCGGTGTCGCCGGCCGGCGCGACACCGCCCGGACCGGTTCGGGAACTCAGCGCGACGCGGGTGTACGTGAATCTCGCGACGCCGGACTCCGCCGAGGAGGTGGCTGCGATGGACGTCGACGGGGTGGGACTGCTGCGGGCGGAGTTCATGATCACCGAGGCGCTCGGCGGGCTGCATCCCGCGAAGCTACTGGAGCAGGGGCGGCGCGACGAGTACGTGGAGAAGATGGCCGCCGGAGTCGCGAAGATCGCGGCCGCCTTCGCCGACCGGCCGGTGGTGTACCGCGCGATCGATCTGCGGTCCAACGAGTTCGCGGCGCTCGAGGGCGGTGACTCCGAACCCGACGAGGACAACCCGATGATCGGCTATCGAGGTTGCTACCGGTACGTGCGCGAGCCCGAACTGTTCCGGCTCGACCTCGACGTGATCGCCGCGGTCCGGCGCCGCCACCCGAACGTGCACCTGATGATTCCGTTCGTGCGGACCAGATGGGAACTGCATGAGTGCCTGGCGCTGCTCGATGAGCATCCGCTCGGCGCCGACACCGGGCTGAAGCGGTGGATCATGGCCGAGGTCCCGTCCGTGGTGTACTGGCTCGACGAGTACGCGGCGATGGGCATCGACGGGGTGTCGATCGGCAGCAACGACCTCACCCAGCTGGTGCTCGGGGTCGACCGCGACTCCGAGGTGTGCAAGGACCTGTTCGACACCATGGACCCGGCCGTGCTCGACGTGATCGACCGGATCATCGAGCGGGCGACCGCGGCGGGAATGACCACCTCGCTGTGCGGACAGGCGGTGTCGCTGTACCCGGAGCTCGCCGAGCATCTGGTGCGGTGCGGGATCACCTCGGTGTCGGTGACTCCGGACGTCGCGGCCCGGACCCGCCACAACGTGGCGGTCGCCGAGCGCGCGATCATCCTGGATGCCGCCCGGCGCCGCTGA
- a CDS encoding type IV toxin-antitoxin system AbiEi family antitoxin domain-containing protein: protein MGIENGVFNKHDLARLGVSRAELRRHVDDGALTRLCAGWYLRTCEHDPVAAAQVRARPWWRRWRIADSRTLNGTR from the coding sequence ATGGGGATCGAGAACGGGGTGTTCAACAAGCACGACCTGGCGCGTCTCGGGGTGTCCCGGGCCGAACTGCGCAGGCACGTCGACGACGGTGCGCTGACGCGGCTGTGCGCCGGCTGGTACCTCCGGACATGCGAGCACGATCCGGTGGCCGCGGCGCAGGTACGTGCCCGGCCGTGGTGGCGGCGCTGGCGCATCGCGGACTCGCGGACGCTGAACGGGACCCGGTGA
- a CDS encoding urease accessory protein UreD — protein MATTVVDVRAAPVREPSAGPGGERSGLSSSRARVTMSSGAGTALVPRLIGRTERSAQVALVAGGAMLLGGDRLDVRLAVGAGCTLELTEVGGTVAYDSDGVASSWTVDADLGPGATLVWMGLETVVASGADLTRTLRLRLGPGACALIRETTVLGRSGEHGGRARLVSDVRYDGVPLLVEDFDVRGDHPVPGICDGARVVDTVLLAGRRPADAAGSMALDGPGALARFLGDQTHRSPMPGVWSRWAAELGGAARG, from the coding sequence ATGGCGACCACCGTCGTCGACGTCCGTGCCGCACCGGTGCGCGAACCTTCGGCCGGCCCGGGCGGCGAGCGAAGCGGACTCTCGTCCTCGCGCGCCCGGGTCACGATGTCGTCCGGCGCCGGCACAGCCCTGGTGCCGCGGCTGATCGGCCGCACCGAACGCTCCGCGCAGGTCGCCCTGGTGGCCGGGGGTGCGATGCTGCTCGGCGGGGACCGCCTGGACGTGCGGCTCGCGGTGGGCGCGGGGTGCACCCTGGAACTCACCGAGGTGGGCGGCACAGTGGCGTACGACTCCGACGGGGTGGCGTCGTCCTGGACCGTCGACGCCGACCTCGGTCCGGGCGCGACACTGGTCTGGATGGGTCTCGAGACGGTCGTGGCGAGCGGCGCCGACCTGACGCGGACGCTGCGGCTGCGCCTGGGCCCGGGGGCGTGCGCGCTGATCCGGGAAACCACGGTGCTCGGCCGCAGCGGCGAGCACGGGGGTCGGGCGCGGCTGGTCAGCGACGTGCGCTACGACGGAGTGCCCCTGCTGGTGGAGGATTTCGACGTGCGCGGCGATCACCCGGTGCCGGGAATCTGCGACGGCGCCCGCGTGGTCGACACGGTTCTGTTGGCTGGCCGACGGCCAGCCGATGCGGCCGGGTCGATGGCCTTGGACGGCCCGGGCGCGCTGGCCCGGTTCCTCGGCGACCAGACGCATCGGAGCCCGATGCCGGGGGTCTGGTCGCGTTGGGCAGCCGAACTCGGCGGCGCGGCGAGGGGCTAG
- the ureG gene encoding urease accessory protein UreG, protein MPDSIASPDSAVTRGDVRAFRLGVAGPVGTGKSSLIATVCRALSDSDPARSQVRIGVITNDIYTDEDARFLKSAGVLDPERIRAVETGACPHTAIRDDVTENLLAAEDLERDFAPLDLVLIESGGDNLTATFSPALVDAQIFVLDVAGGGDVARKGGPGIARADLLVVNKTDLAPHVGVDVPAMIADATAAREGGPVLGLSKHDPASVDWLRGWVLEMLAAHRSGSHTPVDPGPMAPHFHADDEHPDGGYVHAHDHADSHTH, encoded by the coding sequence GTGCCTGATTCTATTGCTTCGCCCGATTCCGCTGTCACCCGAGGCGACGTCCGCGCCTTCCGGCTCGGTGTCGCCGGGCCGGTCGGCACCGGGAAGTCGTCGTTGATCGCGACGGTGTGCCGGGCGCTGTCGGATTCCGACCCGGCCCGCTCGCAGGTCCGGATCGGCGTCATCACCAACGACATCTACACCGATGAGGACGCGCGCTTCCTCAAGTCCGCCGGGGTGCTCGACCCGGAACGGATCCGTGCGGTGGAGACCGGCGCCTGCCCGCACACCGCGATCCGCGACGACGTCACCGAGAACCTGCTCGCCGCCGAAGACCTGGAACGCGACTTCGCTCCGCTCGACCTGGTCCTGATCGAATCCGGGGGAGACAATCTCACCGCCACCTTCTCACCCGCCCTGGTGGACGCGCAGATCTTCGTCCTCGACGTCGCCGGCGGCGGCGACGTGGCGCGCAAGGGCGGGCCGGGGATAGCGCGCGCAGATCTGCTGGTGGTCAACAAGACCGACCTGGCGCCGCATGTGGGCGTGGACGTGCCGGCGATGATCGCCGATGCGACCGCGGCCCGCGAGGGCGGCCCGGTGCTGGGCCTGTCCAAGCACGACCCCGCGTCCGTCGACTGGCTGCGCGGATGGGTGCTGGAGATGCTTGCGGCGCATCGGTCGGGATCGCACACACCGGTCGACCCGGGCCCGATGGCGCCGCACTTCCACGCCGACGACGAACACCCCGACGGCGGATACGTGCACGCGCACGACCACGCGGACTCCCACACCCACTGA
- a CDS encoding urease accessory protein UreF, protein MAPHSAQPALGATSTAAAAGGNPFAAMLLADARLPTGGHAYSAGVEPALRAGLAPDRLREYMIGRARTTSLVEAGTAVVARHLLSPAAPSQSSSVASAYGLSHGESVDCSSSRASTERGTSEAGARIETLRASWAARTPAPALREASAAQGRGFLRLARSLWPDSPVLKILTALQRPPCRAVVLGGIAVMAPMSAAELVRLVIYDDAATAAAALLKLEPRDPAEVSGWVLEACAAGEPSVGGLAALTDPDAIPASGAPQTEEWAQAHAVMNQRLFRA, encoded by the coding sequence ATGGCGCCCCACTCCGCTCAGCCGGCGCTGGGCGCGACGTCGACCGCTGCCGCAGCCGGAGGCAACCCGTTCGCCGCGATGCTCCTGGCGGATGCACGACTGCCCACGGGCGGACACGCGTACTCCGCCGGCGTGGAGCCCGCGCTGCGCGCCGGGCTGGCGCCGGATCGTCTGCGCGAGTACATGATCGGACGCGCGCGGACCACCTCGCTGGTCGAGGCTGGCACCGCCGTGGTGGCGCGGCACCTGCTCTCGCCGGCCGCGCCTTCGCAGTCGTCGAGCGTGGCCTCGGCGTATGGCTTGTCGCATGGGGAGTCGGTTGATTGCTCGTCGAGTAGGGCGTCGACCGAGCGAGGAACGAGCGAGGCCGGCGCCCGTATCGAGACGCTGCGCGCCTCCTGGGCGGCGCGCACTCCGGCGCCCGCCCTGCGAGAGGCCTCGGCGGCACAGGGCCGCGGCTTCCTTCGGCTCGCGCGGTCGCTCTGGCCGGACTCGCCGGTCCTGAAGATCCTCACGGCGCTGCAGCGTCCACCGTGCCGCGCGGTGGTGCTCGGCGGCATCGCCGTGATGGCGCCGATGAGCGCGGCCGAACTGGTGCGGCTGGTGATCTACGACGACGCCGCCACCGCGGCCGCGGCCCTGCTGAAGCTCGAGCCGCGTGATCCCGCCGAGGTGAGCGGCTGGGTCCTGGAGGCGTGCGCGGCGGGGGAGCCCTCCGTCGGCGGCCTGGCCGCACTCACCGATCCCGACGCGATCCCCGCGTCGGGTGCTCCGCAGACCGAGGAATGGGCGCAGGCCCACGCGGTCATGAACCAGAGGTTGTTCCGTGCCTGA
- a CDS encoding urease subunit alpha yields the protein MVHIDRERYAALYGPTVGDQVRLGDTDLWIEIERDHTFGGEESVFGGGKSIRESMNQSVRTRAEGAPDTVITNVIVLDWWGIVRADVGIRDGRIVALGRSGNPDVADGVHPDLVIGPSTDVISGEGRILTAGAIDSHVHLLSPSQLHEALATGITTVIGGGTGPSEGSKATTVTPGGWHLARIHRALDEVPVNVVLLGKGNTVSAEGLAEQALSGAGGYKVHEDWGSTPAAIDAALTAADRWGLQVALHSDSLNESGYVDSTIAAMKGRSIHAFHVEGAGGGHAPDILSIASLPHVLPGSTNPTLPHTVNTVAEHLDMLMVCHHLNPAVPEDLAFAESRIRATTIAAEDILHDLGALSITSSDAQAMGRIGEVITRTWQVAHVMKLRRGELETSSAADNLRARRYVAKYTINPAVAHGLDDEIGSVEPGKLADLTLWDPKLFGVRPALVIKGGVIAWAGLGDPNASIPTPQPVLQRPAFGDAIGADLSVSFVSPAALDDGLADRLGLRRRLVALKSTREVSKADMKNNDALPTIDIRPDTFEISIDGEPVTPAPAERLPLAQLYTMF from the coding sequence GTGGTGCACATCGATCGTGAGCGCTACGCCGCCCTGTACGGTCCGACGGTCGGCGACCAGGTGCGGCTCGGCGACACCGACCTGTGGATCGAGATCGAGCGCGACCACACGTTCGGCGGCGAGGAGTCGGTCTTCGGCGGCGGCAAGTCGATCCGCGAGTCGATGAACCAGTCGGTGCGCACGCGCGCCGAGGGCGCCCCGGACACGGTGATCACCAATGTGATCGTGCTCGACTGGTGGGGCATCGTGCGTGCCGACGTCGGGATCCGCGACGGCCGCATCGTCGCCCTGGGACGCAGCGGCAACCCGGACGTCGCCGACGGGGTGCATCCGGACCTGGTGATCGGGCCGTCGACCGACGTGATCTCCGGAGAGGGCCGGATCCTCACGGCCGGCGCCATCGATTCGCACGTCCACCTGCTGTCGCCGTCGCAACTGCACGAGGCGCTGGCCACCGGGATCACCACCGTGATCGGCGGGGGAACCGGACCTTCCGAGGGATCCAAGGCCACCACGGTCACACCGGGCGGCTGGCATCTGGCGCGGATCCACCGGGCGCTCGACGAGGTGCCGGTGAACGTCGTGCTGCTCGGCAAGGGCAACACCGTGTCCGCGGAAGGCCTTGCCGAGCAGGCGCTTTCCGGTGCGGGCGGCTACAAGGTGCACGAGGACTGGGGCTCGACCCCGGCCGCGATCGATGCCGCGCTGACCGCCGCGGACCGCTGGGGCCTCCAAGTGGCGCTCCACTCGGACTCGCTCAACGAGTCCGGTTACGTGGACTCCACGATCGCCGCGATGAAGGGTCGCTCCATCCACGCCTTCCACGTCGAGGGCGCAGGCGGCGGCCACGCTCCGGACATCCTGTCGATCGCGTCGCTTCCGCACGTCCTGCCCGGCTCCACCAATCCCACGCTGCCGCACACGGTGAACACCGTCGCCGAGCACCTGGACATGCTGATGGTCTGCCATCACCTCAATCCGGCGGTGCCCGAGGACCTGGCCTTCGCCGAGTCGCGGATCCGCGCGACCACGATCGCCGCGGAAGACATCCTGCACGATCTCGGCGCGCTCTCCATCACCTCGTCCGACGCGCAGGCGATGGGCCGCATCGGCGAGGTGATCACCCGAACCTGGCAGGTGGCGCACGTGATGAAGCTGCGCCGGGGAGAGCTCGAAACAAGCTCTGCCGCAGACAATCTCCGGGCCCGGCGGTATGTGGCGAAGTACACGATCAATCCGGCGGTCGCCCACGGTCTCGACGACGAGATCGGCTCGGTGGAGCCCGGCAAGCTCGCCGACCTGACGCTCTGGGACCCGAAGCTCTTCGGTGTGCGGCCGGCCCTGGTGATCAAGGGCGGCGTGATCGCGTGGGCCGGACTCGGCGACCCGAACGCCTCCATCCCGACCCCGCAGCCGGTGCTGCAGCGTCCCGCCTTCGGCGATGCCATCGGCGCGGACCTCTCGGTCTCGTTCGTGTCTCCGGCAGCCCTCGACGACGGTCTGGCCGACCGGCTGGGTCTGCGCCGGCGGCTGGTCGCGCTCAAGTCCACGCGCGAGGTGAGCAAGGCGGACATGAAGAACAACGACGCCCTCCCGACGATCGACATCCGGCCGGACACCTTCGAGATCTCCATCGACGGCGAGCCGGTGACGCCCGCGCCCGCGGAACGACTGCCGCTGGCCCAGCTGTACACGATGTTCTGA